From Stenotrophomonas maltophilia, a single genomic window includes:
- a CDS encoding ArsR/SmtB family transcription factor: MDKAKSIPQPRQAIYHALADVAQAIGHVHRLELLEAISQGPRSVEALAEATGLSVANTSRHLQLLRRARLVEPDRQGKHIYYSLSGEAEVVALLRALGCFGERNVAEVQGVMRDFFEQRDALEPVSREALLERLATDGVTLLDVRPSSEYALGHLPGALNVPASELEAALINLPKDREIVAYCRGPYCVMSFEVVEKLRALGFTVRRLEDGFPEWKAAGFEVITGP, from the coding sequence ATGGATAAGGCAAAGTCAATCCCCCAGCCCAGGCAGGCGATCTATCACGCCCTGGCTGACGTCGCCCAGGCGATCGGGCATGTTCACCGGCTGGAGCTGCTGGAGGCGATTTCGCAGGGGCCGCGCAGCGTCGAGGCGCTGGCGGAGGCGACCGGGTTGAGCGTGGCCAATACCTCGCGACACCTTCAGTTGCTGCGGCGGGCCCGGCTGGTGGAGCCCGATCGCCAGGGCAAGCACATCTATTACAGCCTGTCCGGCGAGGCCGAGGTCGTTGCGCTGCTGCGGGCGCTGGGCTGCTTCGGCGAGCGCAATGTTGCCGAAGTGCAGGGTGTCATGCGGGATTTCTTCGAACAGCGCGACGCCCTTGAACCCGTATCGCGCGAAGCGCTGCTGGAGCGCCTGGCGACGGATGGAGTGACCCTTCTGGATGTTCGGCCTTCGTCGGAATACGCCCTGGGCCATCTTCCCGGTGCCTTGAACGTTCCCGCCTCGGAACTGGAAGCGGCATTGATCAACCTGCCCAAGGACAGGGAGATCGTGGCCTACTGCCGAGGCCCGTATTGCGTGATGTCCTTCGAGGTCGTGGAAAAACTGAGGGCGCTGGGCTTCACTGTGCGGCGCCTGGAGGATGGCTTTCCCGAATGGAAAGCGGCCGGTTTCGAAGTGATTACCGGCCCGTAG